A segment of the Oncorhynchus tshawytscha isolate Ot180627B linkage group LG06, Otsh_v2.0, whole genome shotgun sequence genome:
TTGCAATGTGTAGAAAATGATCCCCAACAGACTGTTGGGTTGATTCAGTACACTGTCTTTAGCAAAGAAGAACTGTACAAGCCCAAAACCACGTCCCCATCTGACAAAAAAAAGAGGCAAAACACAATACTTTGTCATGAATAATGTGATAAGTATGATACAAGCATGTCATTGTGTGGCATCAGTGCAGCTTTTAAATTAAAATTGATTACTGTGACTGTGTAGGCCTATTTTTAGAAATACTACAATGCACTGTATCCTATCTGTCATGTGTGAATTGTTTGTCTAATCTGAATGCCACAATTTAATTCAAGATTCTACCAAAGACTAAACTACACACCCAAGCTATAGAAAATAATAAGTAGGCGATAGAAAAATAGACTTTCTTTGGTATCATCTTGACTAAGATTCACCTAACAAAAAAAGAGTAAATCATTTAAAAGCCAGCATGTGTTCCAGgtcatcaaaataaataaaaactttaaaaaatgatAAGGCCCTGTGCAGTGCAATCAGTGCTGCCCAGATAAAAATGTAGGCTGTACGTGGCATTGAGAGGGGGTGGAGATTCTacaggaagaggcgaagcgagagatTTTACGAAAATAACCACGAAGTGAGGAATTTTTTTATTTGgtaaacaacaaatgtaattgctaatttgctacgtgaggcttatttgatcgaatagaaggTTCGTAATCCTTCGGTTGTTACGAATCCCCTGATAACAAGACGCACGTGTCATTTCAGCAATTAAAAAACAAACTACTTTATATCGGGAGTTGTGCCCCTTGTTCACTCGCGTATCTGCCCTGTCATTGGCAAGAATGGTTCCACCTGATCTCTCCTCCCGACTGCCTTCCATCTTCGAAgccatgtatttccattgttagagtggTCACTCGACTCTTTGAaatataatagatcatctttATCTATGAATTATATGAACAACGTTGTCTATTCGTATGCTACGGAACTGCGATAATTGTGTTTAGCACGCTGGTTGAGTTATAGAAGTGCGTTCATTGCCCAACATCGCACAcatataggcctaggctactaaTAAATATGAAAACGGCTCCGAAACACATCAATAAACTATAGGCCTATGCATGAAGAAAATACATTCTCCACTATTTTACCTCGAGGTGAAAACtttagagcagctcacagaatcTCCCAGGTCGCACATCGCCCGATACTCAGGGTCCCTCTCTCGCGAAATCTCAACGTGCAGAGCATAGAATGACAAAAACAAACCGAAGATACAAAGAAACAAACGTGTTTTTCTCTCCCATTTGGGAACTCCACTGCAACTATTCGATGCCATGTTCTATTGCCTTTCAATTAAGTTATTCGAGCCTACTACGGACAACCTTTTCAATCCCGGCTGGTCGCCAGTCAGAGAATCGGTGTGTGTCGTGAACGACAGTGTGTGCAACATTTTTGGAATCAACGattcgccttcaaaataaaagtcccccatTGAAACTGATGCAAACGGTGAGAAGTTGTGGAATCATGCCACAATTGGCCTAGATAATGCTATACAAtgttggaatgttgttatataaattcAACACAACTGTAAACAATTCAAATTCATTCAAGagctaatatttgtgtaaactatatacactgaaaaaaatataaacgcaacatgtaaagtgttggtcccatgtttcatgtttcataggctttcattgtaaataataatttgttcaaatcaaatcgaatcaaatcaaattttttgtcacatacacatggttagcagatgttaatgcgagtgtagcgaaatgcttgtgcttctagttccgacaatgcagtaataaccaacaagtaatctaactaacaattccaaaactactgtcttatacacagtgtaaggggataaagaatatgtacataaggatatatgaatgagtgatggtacagagcagcataggcaagatacagtagatgatatcga
Coding sequences within it:
- the vkorc1 gene encoding vitamin K epoxide reductase complex subunit 1 translates to MASNSCSGVPKWERKTRLFLCIFGLFLSFYALHVEISRERDPEYRAMCDLGDSVSCSKVFTSRWGRGFGLVQFFFAKDSVLNQPNSLLGIIFYTLQLALGQSVSSRAAFLLVLASWVSMAGSLYLAGVLAFILGDFCVVCVSTYVVNFLLLFTNLKRRTGLEAVKTKTG